From a single Tetrapisispora phaffii CBS 4417 chromosome 15, complete genome genomic region:
- the MAK31 gene encoding Mak31p (similar to Saccharomyces cerevisiae MAK31 (YCR020C-A); ancestral locus Anc_1.438), whose translation MDKLQLHDFIGKTLYININDTRVIRGSLVALDAQLNLLINHAQELCIGDRINEKGESVDNARLMGLVSVPQASILSIKIAKNDMDNIISFKKDLLKSVI comes from the coding sequence ATGGATAAACTGCAGTTGCATGATTTTATTGGTAAGACTTTATACATCAATATCAACGATACGAGAGTAATCAGAGGATCATTAGTTGCATTAGATGCTCAATTGAATCTATTAATCAATCATGCTCAGGAACTTTGTATCGGTGATCGAATAAATGAAAAGGGTGAAAGTGTAGACAATGCAAGACTTATGGGTTTAGTCAGTGTTCCACAAGCAAGTATTCTATCGATAAAAATTGCTAAAAATGATATggataatataatatcgTTTAAGAAGGATCTTTTGAAAAGTGTAATATAA